ATGCGGGCGCGCCTAAATCACCAGTACACGTGTCGACGACGCGGAACGGCAGACCGAGGCCGGTAAAAATTTCTTCTTCTATCAGGCGCAGCTTTTCATGCAGCGCGTCGGATTGTTCGGGCAGACAATAAACGAACATTTCGAGCTTGGTAAACTGATGAACGCGGTACAATCCTTTGGAAAACTGTCCGGCTGCACCGGCTTCCCGGCGGAAACAGTGCGACAGTCCGCAGTATAGAAGCGGCAGCTTCGATTTGTCGAGAATTTCGCCCGAATGGTATCCGCCGAGCGTAATTTCCGCCGTCGCAACGAGACAGGCGTGTTCGTCTTCCAGCGCGTACACGTTCGATTCGTTTCCGCGCGGGTTGAATCCTATTCCCTGCAGCACTTCTTCGCGGGCAACGTCGGGCGTGATAAACGGCGTGAAGCCGTGTTTGCGCAGAATGTTCAGCGCGTACATGACGAGCGACTGCTCCAAAAAGACGGCTTCGTTTTTCAGATAATAAAATTTATTACCGGAAACTTTGGTCGCCGCGTCGAAATCGATCAAATCGAGTTCCTGTCCGAGCTGGACGTGATCTTTCGCCTTGAACGTAAACGTGCGCGGTGTGCCGACCCGTTTTACTTCAAGATTTTCACTGTCCACGGAACCGACCGGTGCGTCGGGGTGCGCCATGTTCGGAATCTTTCTGCCTTCGAGTTCAAGGCGTTCTTCGGTTTCGGCTAGCCGCTTTTCACAGTCTGCGATCAGGTCCTTAAATGATTTTCCTTCTTCGATAAGCTTTCGGCGTTCCTCGTCCGATAATTTCGCTTTCATCGCTTTCGCGTTGTCGTTGCGTTTCTGCTGCAGCGACTGCAGTTCCGTTACCAGCGCCGTCCGTTGATCGAACAGGCTGACGACCATATCTGCATCCGCAGACATGTTGCGGTCTGCGATGTTTTTCTTTACTGCTTCAAGATTTTCCTTGATAAATCTGTAATCTAACATAATGCGCCTATCATACTGCTGTTGCGTATTTTATTCAAGTTCATAAACGGAGCGGACCGTAACGGTGATATCCGTTTTTCCCGCGCTTAC
This sequence is a window from Treponema brennaborense DSM 12168. Protein-coding genes within it:
- the serS gene encoding serine--tRNA ligase; its protein translation is MLDYRFIKENLEAVKKNIADRNMSADADMVVSLFDQRTALVTELQSLQQKRNDNAKAMKAKLSDEERRKLIEEGKSFKDLIADCEKRLAETEERLELEGRKIPNMAHPDAPVGSVDSENLEVKRVGTPRTFTFKAKDHVQLGQELDLIDFDAATKVSGNKFYYLKNEAVFLEQSLVMYALNILRKHGFTPFITPDVAREEVLQGIGFNPRGNESNVYALEDEHACLVATAEITLGGYHSGEILDKSKLPLLYCGLSHCFRREAGAAGQFSKGLYRVHQFTKLEMFVYCLPEQSDALHEKLRLIEEEIFTGLGLPFRVVDTCTGDLGAPAYRKWDLEAWMPGRGETGDWGEVTSTSNCTDFQARRLNVRYKDDDGKNKYVHMLNGTAVAVSRALVAILENYQNEDGSISVPAALVPFCGFDTIRNR